Proteins encoded within one genomic window of Aspergillus nidulans FGSC A4 chromosome VII:
- a CDS encoding uncharacterized protein (transcript_id=CADANIAT00008523) — translation MSQFIYRPLPETSTLRPRCSKTHYTSIGSSTHISLERQHVQFFADFIRTAFPTMYYHNRFRATDRLDFPSYVIQDVGSYVFQDAAVACLSSVYLAYLSQDSALLKTSRQMYAQSLHEVARAVQTPDAMSDAMLSTMMMLSVYEMYAQTSNDAWVIHADGVRRLMVSRGARSHARGMARSCYIAYRGFLVATAIYKGKPCFLDGEEWQQLSYQVGIEDSQKPNEWSSSVHPAELVFMEMVKCPRYLSEALELAYSYPSPLVTAAIPDLYQRVQETRHSLREATATLRACTNRDRHSHSNQSLESLTGDSGPNLLLQGAEQTLVVLRDLLERLARAASRPEGSSALSFRVVSELDRGPPVAPSNRIDLLSVTWLDRIASSMGMIGTSIVQA, via the exons ATGTCGCAG TTCATCTACAGGCCGCTCCCCGAGACCAGCACCCTCCGCCCACGATGCAGCAAGACTC ATTACACGAGCATCGGCTCTTCTACTCATATCTCGCTCGAGAGACAACACGTTCAATTCTTCGCCGACTTCATCCGTACGGCTTTCCCCACCATGTACTATCACAACCGATTCCGCGCCACGGACCGGCTCGACTTTCCTTCTTATGTCATTCAGGACGTCGGATCCTATGTTTTTCAAGACGCGGCTGTCGCCTGTCTGAGCTCTGTGTATCTCGCATATCTTTCACAAGACTCGGCACTGTTAAAAACCAGCCGTCAGATGTACGCGCAGTCGCTGCACGAGGTTGCGCGGGCAGTGCAGACCCCGGACGCAATGTCTGACGCGATGCTAAgtacgatgatgatgctcaGCGTATACGAGATGTACGCCCAGACCAGCAACGATGCATGGGTAATCCACGCAGACGGGGTGAGACGGCTGATGGTAAGCCGTGGTGCCCGGTCTCACGCCCGCGGCATGGCACGGTCCTGCTACATCGCCTACCGGGGTTTCCTAGTCGCAACTGCCATCTACAAAGGCAAACCATGTTTTCTCGACGGCGAAGAATGGCAACAGCTCTCATACCAAGTCGGAATCGAAGATTCTCAGAAACCAAACGAATGGTCATCGTCCGTCCATCCTGCAGAGCTAGTCTTTATGGAAATGGTCAAGTGCCCGCGTTACCTCAGCGAGGCACTCGAACTCGCGTACTCCTATCCCTCTCCCCTCGTTACAGCTGCCATACCAGACCTCTATCAGCGAGTCCAGGAAACTAGACACAGTCTACGCGAGGCAACCGCGACCTTGCGAGCCTGTACGAACCGTGACAGACACTCACATTCCAATCAAAGTCTAGAAAGTCTGACAGGTGATAGCGGGCcaaatcttcttcttcaagggGCTGAGCAGACCCTTGTTGTGCTGCGAGATCTGCTTGAGAGACTTGCGCGAGCTGCATCGAGACCGGAAGGGAGTAGTGCTCTTTCGTTCCGGGTTGTATCCGAGCTGGATCGGGGACCGCCTGTAGCTCCTAGTAATAGGATTGACCTGCTGTCTGTCACTTGGTTAGATCGAATTGCGTCTTCTATGGGGATGATTGGAACTTCAATTGTTCAGGCGTGA
- a CDS encoding uncharacterized protein (transcript_id=CADANIAT00008525), giving the protein MLDENLPTFYLKPVKDSNVSTIYLLQFGNEPEPAYSLRYPDRSSPDSRNRFAVALYDPYVPDVVYGEVLIIPEWTQPTLSAEAIRQNNGVSPPPEPILPTRFTIQLYNPDQQVIVHYKPKSWNSPPSWSFEMPQHSFRVPTGSTLDRVQIDPAAADTTPKLRFSWKKDGKLSKDLTCLLRGKTTAIPETKTKSKEPDITVSIFKGLRELTLYEPNLYRVEMEDFKGLEVVLLLGAITIRDVYFASPKEAFRISRQNSASVSPTSNSPTTTPSTNRLPASPSGLVTDIPPAPQPPPVHSPQLTKQQEQARKEEERRTKRLLEEEEKAHRRRQAEVDKETRRLQKLYGEEERKALQSCWAVNAALRLPTVPAIARSNVYNVLANTPSSRTTNRGQAASAEQAE; this is encoded by the exons ATGCTTGACGAGAATCTTCCCA CATTCTACCTCAAACCGGTTAAGGACTCCAATGTATCGACCATCTACCTTCTCCAGTTTGGCAACGAGCCCGAACCAGCGTACTCTCTCCGCTACCCGGACCGATCCTCTCCCGATTCCAGGAACCGCTTCGCCGTAGCCCTCTACGACCCCTACGTGCCAGACGTTGTATACGGCGAAGTGTTAATAATACCCGAATGGACTCAGCCAACACTATCGGCGGAAGCTATCCGCCAGAACAATGGTGTCTCCCCTCCGCCAGAACCTATTCTCCCTACGCGCTTCACGATTCAGCTCTACAACCCTGACCAACAGGTCATTGTGCACTACAagccgaagagctggaataGCCCGCCTTCATGGTCCTTCGAGATGCCGCAGCACAGTTTCCGGGTACCCACCGGCTCTACTCTCGACCGCGTCCAAATCGATCCTGCCGCCGCGGACACGACGCCCAAGCTACGCTTTAGTTGGAAGAAGGATGGCAAGCTGTCAAAGGACCTTACTTGCCTTCTTCGTGGGAAAACGACTGCGATACCCGAAACAAAGaccaaaagcaaagagccAGATATCACTGTCTCCATATTCAAAGGATTGCGTGAGCTGACTTTGTACGAACCAAACCTGTACCGtgtcgagatggaggactTTAAAGGTCTAGAAGTTGTACTCCTGCTCGGAGCCATTACCATCCGCGACGTGTATTTTGCCAGCCCAAAAGAGGCCTTCCGCATCTCTAGGCAAAACTCCGCTTCCGTCTCACCAACATCCAACTCTCCTACAACCACTCCATCTACGAATAGGCTGCCCGCCAGCCCAAGCGGCTTGGTGACCGATATTCCACCAGCACCTCAACCCCCACCTGTCCACAGTCCTCAGCTTACAAAGCAACAGGAGCAGgcgaggaaggaagaagagcgacGAACAAAGAGACtgcttgaggaggaggaaaaagcCCATCGGAGACGGCAGGCCGAGGTTGACAAAGAAACGCGCCGGTTGCAGAAGCTCtatggtgaagaggaaagaaaagctc TACAATCATGCTGGGCCGTCAATGCCGCACTCAGGCTCCCGACCGTACCTGCAATTGCCCGGTCAAATGTCTACAATGTCCTTGCTAACACCCCCAGTAGCAGGACCACAAACCGCGGCCAAGCCGCATCTGCAGAACAAGCGGAGTAG
- a CDS encoding cyclin-dependent serine/threonine-protein kinase phoB (transcript_id=CADANIAT00008521) gives MPRYLAVPPRRPLPVPRDDEHLAYLRQVYKGRNCQTGEMVALKEIHLDSEEGTPSTAIREISLMKELHHDNILSLYDVVHTENKLMLVFEYMDQDLKKYMDTHGNHGQLEPAIVKSFAFQLLRGIAFCHDNRILHRDLKPQNLLINSKGQLKLADFGLARAFGIPVNTFSNEVVTLWYRAPDVLLGSRTYNTTIDIWSIGCIIAEMFTGRALFPGTTNEDQLQKIFRVMGTPSERTWPGVSQFPEYKSDFPVYPPQDLRQVVPRIDPYGLDLLRCMLRLQPDLRISAVDALRHPWFNDPVSDLPIDHGMEALT, from the exons ATGCCACGGTACTTAGCTGTCCCGCCCCGCCGCCCCCTACCCGTCCCCCGCGATGATGAACACCTAGCTTACCTGCGGCAGGTCTACAAGGGCCGGAATTGCCAAACAGGGGAGATGGTGGCGCTGAAGGAGATTCACCTCGACTCGGAAGAAGGGACGCCATCTACGGCGATTCGCGAGATTTCTCTAATGAAGGAACTGCACCACGATAACATCCTTTCGCTATACGACGTCGTGCACACCGAGAATAAGCTCATGCTAGTATTCGAGTACATGGACCAGGACCTGAAGAAATATATGGACACACACGGAAATCATGGTCAACTTGAGCCCGCGATAGTCAAGTCATTcgcttttcagcttctgcggGGTATCGCGTTTTGCCACGATAATCGGATACTCCACCGCGATCTCAAACCCCAGAATCTGCTTATCAACTCCAAGGGCCAACTCAAACTCGCCGATTTCGGCCTTGCGCGCGCGTTCGGAATTCCAGTCAACACATTCTCTAATGAGGTAGTTACGCTCTGGTACCGCGCACCAGACGTGCTCCTCGGCAGCCGCACCTATAATACGACAATCGATATCTGGTCGATCGGTTGCATCATTGCGGAGATGTTCACTGGGCGCGCGTTGTTTCCAGGCACGACGAATGAGGACCAGCTTCAGAAGATTTTCCGCGTCATGGGCACGCCTTCTGAGCGTACTTGGCCTGGAGTTTCTCAGTTTCCGGAATACAAAAGTGATTTTCCCGTTTACCCTCCTCAGGACCTGCGACAAGTCGTCCCTAGGATTGATCCATACGGTCTCGACCTACTCCGGTGTATGTTGCGCCTTCAACCGGATTTACGAATCAGTGCCGTCGATGCGCTGCGACATCCTTGGTTTAATGAT CCAG TTTCTGATCTACCTATTGATCATGGTATGGAGGCTCTCACTTGA
- a CDS encoding glycoside hydrolase family 43 protein (transcript_id=CADANIAT00008524), translating into MGRILSLLLLASFVSALEQDPLVSEATSALAGNPVFPGWYADPEARIFNDQYWIYPTYSAAYEEQTFFDAFSSPDLLTWTKHPAILNFSGIPWSTNRAAWAPSVARRRRPGPANSITGSGIADTDAEYDYFMYFSAGDGAGIGVAKSTTGLPEGPFVDAIGKPLVPETVFGAEAIDAQLFQDDADGDNRIWLYYGGWSHAIVVEMNEDMVSLKGEYLEITPEGYVEGPWMLKRNGIYYFLYSVGGWGDNSYGVSYVTGPSPTGPFSSTPTQILRGNDQVGTGTGHNSVFTPDGEEYYIVYHRRYVNDTARDHRVVCIDRMEFDSEGNILPVNITIEGVEGRPLS; encoded by the exons ATGGGTCGCATTCTatctttgctgctgctcgctTCCTTCGTGTCGGCCTTGGAGCAAGACCCCCTAGTCAGTGAGGCCACCAGCGCCCTCGCAGGAAACCCCGTCTTCCCCGGTTGGTACGCAGACCCTGAAGCACGCATCTTCAACGACCAGTACTGGATTTATCCTACTTACTCAGCAGCCTACGAGGAACAAACCTTCTTCGACGCGTTCTCATCGCCGGATCTCCTGACCTGGACCAAGCATCCAGCCATCCTTAACTTCTCGGGCATTCCATGGTCCACCAACCGGGCAGCCTGGGCGCCATCCGTGGCTCGTCGCCGACGCCCAGGCCCCGCAAACTCTATTACCGGGTCAGGTATCGCTGACACCGATGCTGAGTATGACTACTTCATGTACTTCTCCGCCGGCGACGGCGCAGGAATTGGCGTGGCTAAGTCGACGACTGGCCTTCCTGAAGGGCCCTTTGTGGATGCCATAGGCAAACCGCTCGTGCCAGAGACGGTTTTCGGTGCAGAAGCAATCGATGCGCAGCTCTTCCAGGATGACGCCGACGGTGACAACCGTATCTGGCTGTACTATGGCGGGTGGAGTCATGCCATCGTAGTAGAGATGAACGAGGACATGGTGAGTCTGAAGGGTGAGTACCTTGAGATTACTCCGGAGGGGTACGTTGAGGGTCcgtggatgttgaagagaAACGGCATCTATTATTTTCTGTATAGTGTTGGCGG CTGGGGAGATAATTCATACGGGGTTAGTTATGTCACTGGTCCCTCGCCAACTGGTCCTTTCTCCAGCACGCCGACCCAAATTCTCCGTGGAAACGATCAGGTTGGCACCGGCACTGGGCACAATAGTGTGTTCACACCTGATGGCGAGGAGTACTATATCGTCTATCATCGGCGGTATGTAAATGATACTGCTCGTGACCATCGGGTGGTCTGCATTGATCGCATGGAATTTGACTCCGAAGGGAACATCCTTCCGGTGAACATAACCATTGAAGGAGTTGAGGGAAGACCATTGTCGTGA
- a CDS encoding uncharacterized protein (transcript_id=CADANIAT00008526) — MPVRATIVSLGMVTAAVPVILVSLLARRTRVLASDGATEIPFTVDLQRSLARGLLSILPLETIRQFFKARPVKFIKKSNRFGPFKDQLCIPVSNSSCNGYWICQGPPGCPQTPQESDIVLLWFHGGAYCFGDPLGPAVNLLRVAEIAAARGVSMSIFSVEYTLAPAATFPSQQREAVAAYLYLLQNQGIPAKKIIMAGESAGGHLLLSCLMGPPETGLARPKGALLLYPWVNLTNHSPTFESNQHKDVLSKRLLDRCVESAIGERGRVDALNLENLLKQWKPGTEKSWKEILPAYTWVNVGSHDVLLHDVQTFVEKARADGARLDLEIADKQPHAWNFSVDNRWVELFCKLKPGDRVPVGMMPGSAAIAEGLFIVLYEGM; from the exons ATGCCAGTTCGAGCTACGATTGTTTCTCTCGGGATGGTGACGGCTGCGGTGCCGGTAATCCTGGTCTCATTGCTGGCTCGTAGGACTCGCGTACTTGCGTCTGATGGAGCGACCGAGATTCCCTTCACAGTCGATCTCCAGCGCTCGTTGGCTCGAGG TCTTTTATCCATCCTCCCGCTCGAAACGATCCGTCAATTTTTCAAAGCACGACCAGTCAAATTCATCAAGAAATCAAACCGCTTCGGCCCTTTCAAGGACCAGCTATGTATCCCTGTGTCGAACAGTTCATGTAATGGGTATTGGATCTGCCAAGGTCCGCCGGGATGTCCGCAGACACCGCAGGAAAGCGACATTGTCCTTCTGTGGTTCCATGGGGGCGCCTATTGTTTCGGTGACCCCTTGGGGCCCGCCGTCAATCTCCTTCGTGTCGCAGAAATCGCAGCTGCTCGAGGTGTTTCCATGAGCATATTCTCCGTCGAGTATACGCTGGCACCCGCAGCAACATTTCCAAGCCAGCAGCGCGAGGCTGTGGCGGCTTACCTTTATCTCTTGCAGAATCAGGGCATTCCTGCAAAGAAAATTATCATGGCAGGGGAATCGGCCGGCGGGCATTTGCTCCTTTCTTGCTTGATGGGTCCGCCTGAGACAGGCTTAGCAAGACCTAAAGGCGCATTGCTGCTATACCCCTGGGTTAATCTGACTAACCATTCGCCTACGTTCGAGAGCAATCAGCACAAAGACGTGCTCAGTAAGCGACTTCTTGATCGTTGTGTTGAAAGCGCTATCGGAGAGCGTGGTCGTGTGGACGCCTTGAACCTGGAAAATCTTCTCAAGCAGTGGAAGCCTGGAACTGAGAAgtcctggaaggagatcttgCCAGCGTATACATGGGTCAATGTTGGCTCACATGACGTTCTACTACATGATGTTCAGACCTTTGTTGAGAAAGCTCGGGCCGATGGGGCGCGACTGGACCTGGAAATCGCCGATAAACAACCACATGCCTGGAACTTCTCGGTGGACAACCGTTGGGTAGAACTGTTCTGTAAACTGAAACCCGGTGACAGAGTGCCAGTTGGGATGATGCCTGGAAGCGCCGCTATTGCCGAGGGGCTCTTCATTGTCTTGTATGAGGGGATGTGA
- a CDS encoding hydroxyacid-oxoacid transhydrogenase (transcript_id=CADANIAT00008522) encodes MVPAIRVPASAASRARSLLRTVQYTHPPSCPCHSNPNHHHHHRSPTLADHVRRHMATPRDASREKEYAFEMAASSIRFGPGATKEVGMDFANMKAKRVCVVTDSNVAKLTPMKQAIEGLTREGIEFTVFDKVRVEPKDSSIKEAIAFAKPYNPDAFLAVGGGSVIDTAKLMNLYTVFPEADFLDFVNAPLGKGLPVTKPLRPLVAVPTTAGTGSETTGTAIFDLVSKGAKTGIAHRNLKPTLGICDPLNTRTMPSAVHASSGLDVLCHSLESWTAIPYNERTPRPTNPINRPAYQGANPISDIFSLQALRDTVKYLPRAVKDPEDSEAQSQMLLAATLAGVGFGNAGVHLCHGMSYPISSQNPGYKHAGYDVDHPIIPHGVSVAVTAPAVFRFTAASNPDRHLAAAEAFGVDISNVKRESAGEVLGEALARFLSDLGDQPLGLKNLGFKAEDIDGLVEGTLPQRRVLMLAPNLNSEVEAERDELRSLLEQSMEY; translated from the exons ATGGTCCCGGCAATTCGCGTCCCCGCTTCGGCGGCCAGCAGAGCTCGTAGTCTGCTGCGCACCGTCCAGTATACGCATCCTCCATCCTGTCCCTGCCATTCAAATCCtaatcaccatcatcatcaccggtCTCCCACGCTAGCTGACCATGTGCGGCGGCACATGGCCACTCCCCGGGACGCCTCCCGGGAGAAAGAATACGCATTTGAGATGGCGGCCTCTAGTATCCGATTCGGGCCCGGAGCCACTAAGGAAGTCGGCATGGACTTTGCAAATATGAAGGCGAAGCGAGTCTGCGTTGTTACAGACAGCAACGTGGCCAAGTTGACCCCCATGAAGCAGGCCATTGAAGGGTTGACCCGCGAAGGTATTGAGTTTACAGTCTTCGATAAGGTTCGGGTTGAACCCAAGGACAGCTC AATCAAAGAAGCTATTGCATTCGCCAAGCCCTATAATCCTGATGCCTTTCTTGCCGTTG GTGGTGGATCGGTCATCGATACCGCGAAGCTCATGAACCTCTATACCGTTTTCCCCGAGGCCGATTTCCTCGACTTTGTAAATGCTCCGCTTGGGAAAGGCCTCCCCGTCACAAAGCCATTAAGGCCGCTTGTGGCGGTGCCCACCACAGCTGGCACAGGCTCTGAGACTACGGGCACTGCAATTTTTGATCTAGTCTCCAAGGGCGCCAAAACTGGAATTGCCCACCGCAACCTCAAACCCACTCTAGGAATCTGTGATCCTCTCAACACACGAACCATGCCATCAGCCGTACACGCCTCTTCAGGCCTCGACGTTCTCTGCCACTCGCTCGAATCATGGACCGCGATCCCCTACAACGAACGAACCCCGCGCCCCACAAACCCCATCAACCGCCCCGCATATCAGGGCGCCAATCCCATATCCGACATCTTctctctccaggccctccgCGACACAGTCAAGTACCTTCCTCGTGCTGTCAAAGACCCCGAGGATTCCGAGGCGCAGTCACAGatgctcctcgccgccacGTTAGCTGGTGTTGGATTCGGAAACGCCGGCGTCCATCTCTGCCACGGCATGTCATACCCGATCTCTAGCCAGAACCCGGGCTATAAGCACGCCGGCTACGATGTCGACCACCCTATCATTCCGCACGGTGTTTCCGTCGCTGTGACTGCACCCGCGGTTTTCCGTTTCACCGCCGCTTCCAACCCAGACCGTCATCTTGCCGCCGCAGAGGCCTTTGGCGTTGACATCTCTAACGTGAAGCGTGAGAGTGCCGGTGAGGTACTGGGTGAGGCGTTGGCGAGGTTCCTTTCGGATCTTGGTGATCAGCCTCTCGGTCTGAAGAACCTAGGCttcaaggctgaagacaTTGATGGCTTGGTTGAAGGGACTCTTCCTCAGAGGCGCGTGTTGATGCTCGCTCCTAACCTTAACAGTGAAGTGGAGGCTGAGAGAGATGAGCTGAGGAGTCTGCTGGAGCagtctatggagtactaa